From a region of the Balaenoptera acutorostrata chromosome 14, mBalAcu1.1, whole genome shotgun sequence genome:
- the SYNCRIP gene encoding heterogeneous nuclear ribonucleoprotein Q isoform X1 codes for MATEHVNGNGTEEPMDTTSAVIHSENFQTLLDAGLPQKVAEKLDEIYVAGLVAHSDLDERAIEALKEFNEDGALAVLQQFKDSDLSHVQNKSAFLCGVMKTYRQREKQGTKVADSSKGPDEAKIKALLERTGYTLDVTTGQRKYGGPPPDSVYSGQQPSVGTEIFVGKIPRDLFEDELVPLFEKAGPIWDLRLMMDPLTGLNRGYAFVTFCTKEAAQEAVKLYNNHEIRSGKHIGVCISVANNRLFVGSIPKSKTKEQILEEFSKVTEGLTDVILYHQPDDKKKNRGFCFLEYEDHKTAAQARRRLMSGKVKVWGNVGTVEWADPIEDPDPEVMAKVKVLFVRNLANTVTEEILEKAFSQFGKLERVKKLKDYAFIHFDERDGAVKAMEEMNGKDLEGENIEIVFAKPPDQKRKERKAQRQAAKNQMYDDYYYYGPPHMPPPTRGRGRGGRGGYGYPPDYYGYEDYYDYYGYDYHNYRGGYEDPYYGYEDFQVGARGRGGRGARGAAPSRGRGAAPPRGRAGYSQRGGPGSARGIRGARGGAQQQRGRGVRGARGGRGGNVGGKRKADGYNQPDSKRRQTNNQNWGSQPIAQQPLQGGDHSGNYGYKSENQEFYQDTFGQQWK; via the exons ATGGCTACAGAACATGTTAATGGAAATGGTACTGAAGAGCCCATGGATACTACTTCTGCAGTTATCCATTCAGAAAATTTTCAGACATTGCTTGATGCTGGTTTACCACAGAAAGTTGCTGAAAAACTAGATGAAATTTACGTTGCAG ggCTGGTTGCACATAGCGATTTAGATGAAAGAGCTATCGAAGCTTTAAAAGAATTCAATGAAGACGGCGCATTGGCAGTTCTTCAGCAGTTTAAAGACAGTGATCTCTCTCATGTTCAG AACAAAAGTGCCTTTTTATGTGGAGTCATGAAGACTTATaggcagagagaaaaacaggGGACCAAAGTAGCAGATTCTAGCAAAGGACCAGATGAGGCAAAAATTAAG GCGCTCTTGGAAAGAACAGGATACACACTCGATGTGACCACTGGACAGAGGAAGTATGGGGGACCGCCTCCAGATTCCGTTTATTCAGGTCAGCAGCCTTCTGTTGGCACTGAG ATATTTGTAGGGAAGATCCCAAGAGATCTGTTTGAGGATGAACTTGTTCCATTGTTTGAAAAAGCTGGACCTATATGGGATCTTCGTCTAATGATGGATCCACTAACTGGTCTCAATAGAGGTTATGCGTTTGTCACTTTTTGTACAAAAGAAGCAGCTCAGGAGGCTGTTAAActg TATAATAATCATGAAATTCGTTCTGGAAAACACATTGGTGTCTGCATCTCCGTTGCCAACAACAGGCTTTTTGTGGGCTCTATTCCTAAGAGTAAAACCAAGGAACAGATTCTTGAAGAATTTAGCAAAGTAACAG AGGGTCTTACAGACGTCATTTTATACCACCAACCAGAcgacaagaaaaaaaacagaggctTTTGCTTTCTTGAATATGAAGATCACAAAACAGCTGCCCAGGCAAGACGTAGGTTAATGAGTGGTAAAGTCAAGGTCTGGGGAAATGTTGGAACTGTTGAATGGGCTGATCCTATAGAAGATCCCGATCCTGAAGTTATGGCAAAG GTAAAAGTGCTGTTTGTACGCAACCTGGCCAATACTGTAACAGAAGAGATTTTAGAAAAGGCATTTAGTCAGTTTGGGAAACTGGAACGagtgaagaaattaaaagattatgctttcattcattttgaTGAGCGAGATGGTGCTGTCAAG GCTATGGAAGAAATGAACGGCAAAGACTTGGAGGGAGAAAATATTGAAATTGTTTTTGCTAAGCCACCagatcagaaaaggaaagaaagaaaagctcagAGGCAAGCCGCAAAGAATCAAAT gTATGATGATTACTACTATTATGGTCCACCTCATATGCCCCCTCCAACAAGAGGTCGAGGGCGTGGAGGTAGAGGTGGTTATGGATATCCTCCAGATTATTATGGATATGaagattattatgattattatggcTATGATTACCATAACTATCGTGGTGGATATGAAGATCCATACTATGGTTATGAAGATTTTCAAGTTGGAGCTAGAGGAAGGGGTGGTAGAGGAGCAAGGGGTGCTGCTCCTTCCAGAGGTCGCGGGGCTGCTCCTCCCCGCGGTAGAGCCGGTTATTCACAGAGAGGAGGTCCTGGATCAGCAAGAGGCATTCGTGGTGCGAGAGGAGGTGCCCAACAACAAAGAGGCCGCGGGGTACGTGGTGCGAGGGGTGGCCGCGGTGGAAATGTAGGAGGAAAGCGCAAAGCTGATGGGTACAACCAGCCAGATTCCAAGCGGCGCCAGACCAATAATCAGAACTGGGGCTCCCAACCCATTGCTCAGCAACCGCTCCAAGGTGGTGATCATTCTGGTAACTATGGTTACAAATCTGAAAACCAGGAGTTTTATCAGGATACTTTTGGGCAACAGTGGAAGTAG
- the SYNCRIP gene encoding heterogeneous nuclear ribonucleoprotein Q isoform X2, with amino-acid sequence MATEHVNGNGTEEPMDTTSAVIHSENFQTLLDAGLPQKVAEKLDEIYVAGLVAHSDLDERAIEALKEFNEDGALAVLQQFKDSDLSHVQNKSAFLCGVMKTYRQREKQGTKVADSSKGPDEAKIKALLERTGYTLDVTTGQRKYGGPPPDSVYSGQQPSVGTEIFVGKIPRDLFEDELVPLFEKAGPIWDLRLMMDPLTGLNRGYAFVTFCTKEAAQEAVKLYNNHEIRSGKHIGVCISVANNRLFVGSIPKSKTKEQILEEFSKVTEGLTDVILYHQPDDKKKNRGFCFLEYEDHKTAAQARRRLMSGKVKVWGNVGTVEWADPIEDPDPEVMAKVKVLFVRNLANTVTEEILEKAFSQFGKLERVKKLKDYAFIHFDERDGAVKAMEEMNGKDLEGENIEIVFAKPPDQKRKERKAQRQAAKNQMYDDYYYYGPPHMPPPTRGRGRGGRGGYGYPPDYYGYEDYYDYYGYDYHNYRGGYEDPYYGYEDFQVGARGRGGRGARGAAPSRGRGAAPPRGRAGYSQRGGPGSARGIRGARGGAQQQRGRGQGKGVEAGPDLLQ; translated from the exons ATGGCTACAGAACATGTTAATGGAAATGGTACTGAAGAGCCCATGGATACTACTTCTGCAGTTATCCATTCAGAAAATTTTCAGACATTGCTTGATGCTGGTTTACCACAGAAAGTTGCTGAAAAACTAGATGAAATTTACGTTGCAG ggCTGGTTGCACATAGCGATTTAGATGAAAGAGCTATCGAAGCTTTAAAAGAATTCAATGAAGACGGCGCATTGGCAGTTCTTCAGCAGTTTAAAGACAGTGATCTCTCTCATGTTCAG AACAAAAGTGCCTTTTTATGTGGAGTCATGAAGACTTATaggcagagagaaaaacaggGGACCAAAGTAGCAGATTCTAGCAAAGGACCAGATGAGGCAAAAATTAAG GCGCTCTTGGAAAGAACAGGATACACACTCGATGTGACCACTGGACAGAGGAAGTATGGGGGACCGCCTCCAGATTCCGTTTATTCAGGTCAGCAGCCTTCTGTTGGCACTGAG ATATTTGTAGGGAAGATCCCAAGAGATCTGTTTGAGGATGAACTTGTTCCATTGTTTGAAAAAGCTGGACCTATATGGGATCTTCGTCTAATGATGGATCCACTAACTGGTCTCAATAGAGGTTATGCGTTTGTCACTTTTTGTACAAAAGAAGCAGCTCAGGAGGCTGTTAAActg TATAATAATCATGAAATTCGTTCTGGAAAACACATTGGTGTCTGCATCTCCGTTGCCAACAACAGGCTTTTTGTGGGCTCTATTCCTAAGAGTAAAACCAAGGAACAGATTCTTGAAGAATTTAGCAAAGTAACAG AGGGTCTTACAGACGTCATTTTATACCACCAACCAGAcgacaagaaaaaaaacagaggctTTTGCTTTCTTGAATATGAAGATCACAAAACAGCTGCCCAGGCAAGACGTAGGTTAATGAGTGGTAAAGTCAAGGTCTGGGGAAATGTTGGAACTGTTGAATGGGCTGATCCTATAGAAGATCCCGATCCTGAAGTTATGGCAAAG GTAAAAGTGCTGTTTGTACGCAACCTGGCCAATACTGTAACAGAAGAGATTTTAGAAAAGGCATTTAGTCAGTTTGGGAAACTGGAACGagtgaagaaattaaaagattatgctttcattcattttgaTGAGCGAGATGGTGCTGTCAAG GCTATGGAAGAAATGAACGGCAAAGACTTGGAGGGAGAAAATATTGAAATTGTTTTTGCTAAGCCACCagatcagaaaaggaaagaaagaaaagctcagAGGCAAGCCGCAAAGAATCAAAT gTATGATGATTACTACTATTATGGTCCACCTCATATGCCCCCTCCAACAAGAGGTCGAGGGCGTGGAGGTAGAGGTGGTTATGGATATCCTCCAGATTATTATGGATATGaagattattatgattattatggcTATGATTACCATAACTATCGTGGTGGATATGAAGATCCATACTATGGTTATGAAGATTTTCAAGTTGGAGCTAGAGGAAGGGGTGGTAGAGGAGCAAGGGGTGCTGCTCCTTCCAGAGGTCGCGGGGCTGCTCCTCCCCGCGGTAGAGCCGGTTATTCACAGAGAGGAGGTCCTGGATCAGCAAGAGGCATTCGTGGTGCGAGAGGAGGTGCCCAACAACAAAGAGGCCGCGGG CAGGGAAAAGGGGTCGAGGCCGGTCCTGACCTGTTACAATGA
- the SYNCRIP gene encoding heterogeneous nuclear ribonucleoprotein Q isoform X3, producing the protein MATEHVNGNGTEEPMDTTSAVIHSENFQTLLDAGLPQKVAEKLDEIYVAGLVAHSDLDERAIEALKEFNEDGALAVLQQFKDSDLSHVQNKSAFLCGVMKTYRQREKQGTKVADSSKGPDEAKIKALLERTGYTLDVTTGQRKYGGPPPDSVYSGQQPSVGTEIFVGKIPRDLFEDELVPLFEKAGPIWDLRLMMDPLTGLNRGYAFVTFCTKEAAQEAVKLYNNHEIRSGKHIGVCISVANNRLFVGSIPKSKTKEQILEEFSKVTEGLTDVILYHQPDDKKKNRGFCFLEYEDHKTAAQARRRLMSGKVKVWGNVGTVEWADPIEDPDPEVMAKVKVLFVRNLANTVTEEILEKAFSQFGKLERVKKLKDYAFIHFDERDGAVKAMEEMNGKDLEGENIEIVFAKPPDQKRKERKAQRQAAKNQMYDDYYYYGPPHMPPPTRGRGRGGRGGYGYPPDYYGYEDYYDYYGYDYHNYRGGYEDPYYGYEDFQVGARGRGGRGARGAAPSRGRGAAPPRGRAGYSQRGGPGSARGIRGARGGAQQQRGRGGKGVEAGPDLLQ; encoded by the exons ATGGCTACAGAACATGTTAATGGAAATGGTACTGAAGAGCCCATGGATACTACTTCTGCAGTTATCCATTCAGAAAATTTTCAGACATTGCTTGATGCTGGTTTACCACAGAAAGTTGCTGAAAAACTAGATGAAATTTACGTTGCAG ggCTGGTTGCACATAGCGATTTAGATGAAAGAGCTATCGAAGCTTTAAAAGAATTCAATGAAGACGGCGCATTGGCAGTTCTTCAGCAGTTTAAAGACAGTGATCTCTCTCATGTTCAG AACAAAAGTGCCTTTTTATGTGGAGTCATGAAGACTTATaggcagagagaaaaacaggGGACCAAAGTAGCAGATTCTAGCAAAGGACCAGATGAGGCAAAAATTAAG GCGCTCTTGGAAAGAACAGGATACACACTCGATGTGACCACTGGACAGAGGAAGTATGGGGGACCGCCTCCAGATTCCGTTTATTCAGGTCAGCAGCCTTCTGTTGGCACTGAG ATATTTGTAGGGAAGATCCCAAGAGATCTGTTTGAGGATGAACTTGTTCCATTGTTTGAAAAAGCTGGACCTATATGGGATCTTCGTCTAATGATGGATCCACTAACTGGTCTCAATAGAGGTTATGCGTTTGTCACTTTTTGTACAAAAGAAGCAGCTCAGGAGGCTGTTAAActg TATAATAATCATGAAATTCGTTCTGGAAAACACATTGGTGTCTGCATCTCCGTTGCCAACAACAGGCTTTTTGTGGGCTCTATTCCTAAGAGTAAAACCAAGGAACAGATTCTTGAAGAATTTAGCAAAGTAACAG AGGGTCTTACAGACGTCATTTTATACCACCAACCAGAcgacaagaaaaaaaacagaggctTTTGCTTTCTTGAATATGAAGATCACAAAACAGCTGCCCAGGCAAGACGTAGGTTAATGAGTGGTAAAGTCAAGGTCTGGGGAAATGTTGGAACTGTTGAATGGGCTGATCCTATAGAAGATCCCGATCCTGAAGTTATGGCAAAG GTAAAAGTGCTGTTTGTACGCAACCTGGCCAATACTGTAACAGAAGAGATTTTAGAAAAGGCATTTAGTCAGTTTGGGAAACTGGAACGagtgaagaaattaaaagattatgctttcattcattttgaTGAGCGAGATGGTGCTGTCAAG GCTATGGAAGAAATGAACGGCAAAGACTTGGAGGGAGAAAATATTGAAATTGTTTTTGCTAAGCCACCagatcagaaaaggaaagaaagaaaagctcagAGGCAAGCCGCAAAGAATCAAAT gTATGATGATTACTACTATTATGGTCCACCTCATATGCCCCCTCCAACAAGAGGTCGAGGGCGTGGAGGTAGAGGTGGTTATGGATATCCTCCAGATTATTATGGATATGaagattattatgattattatggcTATGATTACCATAACTATCGTGGTGGATATGAAGATCCATACTATGGTTATGAAGATTTTCAAGTTGGAGCTAGAGGAAGGGGTGGTAGAGGAGCAAGGGGTGCTGCTCCTTCCAGAGGTCGCGGGGCTGCTCCTCCCCGCGGTAGAGCCGGTTATTCACAGAGAGGAGGTCCTGGATCAGCAAGAGGCATTCGTGGTGCGAGAGGAGGTGCCCAACAACAAAGAGGCCGCGGG GGAAAAGGGGTCGAGGCCGGTCCTGACCTGTTACAATGA
- the SYNCRIP gene encoding heterogeneous nuclear ribonucleoprotein Q isoform X5, with product MKTYRQREKQGTKVADSSKGPDEAKIKALLERTGYTLDVTTGQRKYGGPPPDSVYSGQQPSVGTEIFVGKIPRDLFEDELVPLFEKAGPIWDLRLMMDPLTGLNRGYAFVTFCTKEAAQEAVKLYNNHEIRSGKHIGVCISVANNRLFVGSIPKSKTKEQILEEFSKVTEGLTDVILYHQPDDKKKNRGFCFLEYEDHKTAAQARRRLMSGKVKVWGNVGTVEWADPIEDPDPEVMAKVKVLFVRNLANTVTEEILEKAFSQFGKLERVKKLKDYAFIHFDERDGAVKAMEEMNGKDLEGENIEIVFAKPPDQKRKERKAQRQAAKNQMYDDYYYYGPPHMPPPTRGRGRGGRGGYGYPPDYYGYEDYYDYYGYDYHNYRGGYEDPYYGYEDFQVGARGRGGRGARGAAPSRGRGAAPPRGRAGYSQRGGPGSARGIRGARGGAQQQRGRGVRGARGGRGGNVGGKRKADGYNQPDSKRRQTNNQNWGSQPIAQQPLQGGDHSGNYGYKSENQEFYQDTFGQQWK from the exons ATGAAGACTTATaggcagagagaaaaacaggGGACCAAAGTAGCAGATTCTAGCAAAGGACCAGATGAGGCAAAAATTAAG GCGCTCTTGGAAAGAACAGGATACACACTCGATGTGACCACTGGACAGAGGAAGTATGGGGGACCGCCTCCAGATTCCGTTTATTCAGGTCAGCAGCCTTCTGTTGGCACTGAG ATATTTGTAGGGAAGATCCCAAGAGATCTGTTTGAGGATGAACTTGTTCCATTGTTTGAAAAAGCTGGACCTATATGGGATCTTCGTCTAATGATGGATCCACTAACTGGTCTCAATAGAGGTTATGCGTTTGTCACTTTTTGTACAAAAGAAGCAGCTCAGGAGGCTGTTAAActg TATAATAATCATGAAATTCGTTCTGGAAAACACATTGGTGTCTGCATCTCCGTTGCCAACAACAGGCTTTTTGTGGGCTCTATTCCTAAGAGTAAAACCAAGGAACAGATTCTTGAAGAATTTAGCAAAGTAACAG AGGGTCTTACAGACGTCATTTTATACCACCAACCAGAcgacaagaaaaaaaacagaggctTTTGCTTTCTTGAATATGAAGATCACAAAACAGCTGCCCAGGCAAGACGTAGGTTAATGAGTGGTAAAGTCAAGGTCTGGGGAAATGTTGGAACTGTTGAATGGGCTGATCCTATAGAAGATCCCGATCCTGAAGTTATGGCAAAG GTAAAAGTGCTGTTTGTACGCAACCTGGCCAATACTGTAACAGAAGAGATTTTAGAAAAGGCATTTAGTCAGTTTGGGAAACTGGAACGagtgaagaaattaaaagattatgctttcattcattttgaTGAGCGAGATGGTGCTGTCAAG GCTATGGAAGAAATGAACGGCAAAGACTTGGAGGGAGAAAATATTGAAATTGTTTTTGCTAAGCCACCagatcagaaaaggaaagaaagaaaagctcagAGGCAAGCCGCAAAGAATCAAAT gTATGATGATTACTACTATTATGGTCCACCTCATATGCCCCCTCCAACAAGAGGTCGAGGGCGTGGAGGTAGAGGTGGTTATGGATATCCTCCAGATTATTATGGATATGaagattattatgattattatggcTATGATTACCATAACTATCGTGGTGGATATGAAGATCCATACTATGGTTATGAAGATTTTCAAGTTGGAGCTAGAGGAAGGGGTGGTAGAGGAGCAAGGGGTGCTGCTCCTTCCAGAGGTCGCGGGGCTGCTCCTCCCCGCGGTAGAGCCGGTTATTCACAGAGAGGAGGTCCTGGATCAGCAAGAGGCATTCGTGGTGCGAGAGGAGGTGCCCAACAACAAAGAGGCCGCGGGGTACGTGGTGCGAGGGGTGGCCGCGGTGGAAATGTAGGAGGAAAGCGCAAAGCTGATGGGTACAACCAGCCAGATTCCAAGCGGCGCCAGACCAATAATCAGAACTGGGGCTCCCAACCCATTGCTCAGCAACCGCTCCAAGGTGGTGATCATTCTGGTAACTATGGTTACAAATCTGAAAACCAGGAGTTTTATCAGGATACTTTTGGGCAACAGTGGAAGTAG
- the SYNCRIP gene encoding heterogeneous nuclear ribonucleoprotein Q isoform X4 gives MKTYRQREKQGTKVADSSKGPDEAKIKALLERTGYTLDVTTGQRKYGGPPPDSVYSGQQPSVGTEIFVGKIPRDLFEDELVPLFEKAGPIWDLRLMMDPLTGLNRGYAFVTFCTKEAAQEAVKLYNNHEIRSGKHIGVCISVANNRLFVGSIPKSKTKEQILEEFSKVTEGLTDVILYHQPDDKKKNRGFCFLEYEDHKTAAQARRRLMSGKVKVWGNVGTVEWADPIEDPDPEVMAKVKVLFVRNLANTVTEEILEKAFSQFGKLERVKKLKDYAFIHFDERDGAVKAMEEMNGKDLEGENIEIVFAKPPDQKRKERKAQRQAAKNQMYDDYYYYGPPHMPPPTRGRGRGGRGGYGYPPDYYGYEDYYDYYGYDYHNYRGGYEDPYYGYEDFQVGARGRGGRGARGAAPSRGRGAAPPRGRAGYSQRGGPGSARGIRGARGGAQQQRGRGQGKGVEAGPDLLQ, from the exons ATGAAGACTTATaggcagagagaaaaacaggGGACCAAAGTAGCAGATTCTAGCAAAGGACCAGATGAGGCAAAAATTAAG GCGCTCTTGGAAAGAACAGGATACACACTCGATGTGACCACTGGACAGAGGAAGTATGGGGGACCGCCTCCAGATTCCGTTTATTCAGGTCAGCAGCCTTCTGTTGGCACTGAG ATATTTGTAGGGAAGATCCCAAGAGATCTGTTTGAGGATGAACTTGTTCCATTGTTTGAAAAAGCTGGACCTATATGGGATCTTCGTCTAATGATGGATCCACTAACTGGTCTCAATAGAGGTTATGCGTTTGTCACTTTTTGTACAAAAGAAGCAGCTCAGGAGGCTGTTAAActg TATAATAATCATGAAATTCGTTCTGGAAAACACATTGGTGTCTGCATCTCCGTTGCCAACAACAGGCTTTTTGTGGGCTCTATTCCTAAGAGTAAAACCAAGGAACAGATTCTTGAAGAATTTAGCAAAGTAACAG AGGGTCTTACAGACGTCATTTTATACCACCAACCAGAcgacaagaaaaaaaacagaggctTTTGCTTTCTTGAATATGAAGATCACAAAACAGCTGCCCAGGCAAGACGTAGGTTAATGAGTGGTAAAGTCAAGGTCTGGGGAAATGTTGGAACTGTTGAATGGGCTGATCCTATAGAAGATCCCGATCCTGAAGTTATGGCAAAG GTAAAAGTGCTGTTTGTACGCAACCTGGCCAATACTGTAACAGAAGAGATTTTAGAAAAGGCATTTAGTCAGTTTGGGAAACTGGAACGagtgaagaaattaaaagattatgctttcattcattttgaTGAGCGAGATGGTGCTGTCAAG GCTATGGAAGAAATGAACGGCAAAGACTTGGAGGGAGAAAATATTGAAATTGTTTTTGCTAAGCCACCagatcagaaaaggaaagaaagaaaagctcagAGGCAAGCCGCAAAGAATCAAAT gTATGATGATTACTACTATTATGGTCCACCTCATATGCCCCCTCCAACAAGAGGTCGAGGGCGTGGAGGTAGAGGTGGTTATGGATATCCTCCAGATTATTATGGATATGaagattattatgattattatggcTATGATTACCATAACTATCGTGGTGGATATGAAGATCCATACTATGGTTATGAAGATTTTCAAGTTGGAGCTAGAGGAAGGGGTGGTAGAGGAGCAAGGGGTGCTGCTCCTTCCAGAGGTCGCGGGGCTGCTCCTCCCCGCGGTAGAGCCGGTTATTCACAGAGAGGAGGTCCTGGATCAGCAAGAGGCATTCGTGGTGCGAGAGGAGGTGCCCAACAACAAAGAGGCCGCGGG CAGGGAAAAGGGGTCGAGGCCGGTCCTGACCTGTTACAATGA